Within Butyrivibrio fibrisolvens, the genomic segment GGGAGTACGGAGTGCTCAATGGTATAGCTCTTACAGATACTATCACAACAGACTGCTTCCTTAGAGATTTCCAGCTTACATATGCAACACTTTTCAGTGGCGTAAGACACGATTCTGCAGATCCTATTGAATGGGGTGAGAAGATGATAGAGCATTATAAGGCTCTTGATATTGATCCTATGACCAAGACACTTCTTTTCTCAGACAGTCTTAATTTTGAAAAGGCTGCTGCTATTGCAGATCACTTTAAAGGCAAGGCCAAAGTTGCATTTGGAATAGGTACGTATATTGCTAATGATACCAATGTTCCGGCCCTTAACATCGTTATGAAGACAACATTCTGCAATGGTCAGGATGTAGCTAAGCTATCTGATGTAGACGGCAAGGGCATGTGCAAGAATCCTGAATATGTTGACTACTTAAAGCGTAGCATCAAGTGGCGTATGGATCATGAATGATCAATTTATACAATCATCGTTTTACGAAATCCGGAGCTAGTGCGGATTTCTGAAGGTACGTTTAATAAAACAAAAAAGAATTAACGCAAAAAGTCGATGAGTTACCGGCATGGAGGAATATCAATGAGTACAACTGTAACGAAAATAGAACCGGCAGAAGCAATTAATCATATCGTAAGCTGGATCAGAGACTACTTTGAACCATTCAAGGACAAGAAGGCTGTAATAGGCATATCCGGAGGAAAAGACTCTACTGTATGTGCAATGCTTCTTGTAAAAGCTCTTGGCAAGGACAGAGTAGTAGCTGTTAAGATGCCTAAAGGTCAGCAGCCTGATATTGATGATTCTGAGATGGTATGTAAGTGCCTTGGAATCACAAACTACACAGTTAATATAAAAGCAGCTGTTGACGGGATGATAGAAGGCCTCAAAGCTGCAGGTGTGGAGCCTACAAGGGATACTCTTACCAACATAGATCCAAGGGTTCGTATGACAACCTTATATGCAGTGGCTCAGAGCCTTCCAAGTGGCGGACTTGTTACCAATACCTGCAATCTTTCTGAGAATTATGTAGGATATTCTACCAAGTTCGGTGATCATGCCGGTGATTTTAGCATACTTCATGCTTTTGCAGTTAGAGAAGTCATAGAGATGGGACTTATCTTGTGCAAAGAATTCGGAGTGCCTGAGACTCTTATAAGGAAGGCTCCTTCTGACGGCCTGTGTGGTAAGACAGACGAGGATAATCTTGGATTCACCTACGCTGCGCTTGACAGCTATATCCTTGATGGAGAAGAGCCTGAAGGCGAGATCCTTGATAAGATCCAGCGTAAGTACAGAGCTAATCTTCATAAGCTTACAGAAATGCCGCATCCATATCCTGAAAGAGCTAAGGCTGCTGTATTTAAATAAAGGGTTCA encodes:
- the nadE gene encoding NAD(+) synthase; translated protein: MSTTVTKIEPAEAINHIVSWIRDYFEPFKDKKAVIGISGGKDSTVCAMLLVKALGKDRVVAVKMPKGQQPDIDDSEMVCKCLGITNYTVNIKAAVDGMIEGLKAAGVEPTRDTLTNIDPRVRMTTLYAVAQSLPSGGLVTNTCNLSENYVGYSTKFGDHAGDFSILHAFAVREVIEMGLILCKEFGVPETLIRKAPSDGLCGKTDEDNLGFTYAALDSYILDGEEPEGEILDKIQRKYRANLHKLTEMPHPYPERAKAAVFK